Part of the Pseudorasbora parva isolate DD20220531a chromosome 13, ASM2467924v1, whole genome shotgun sequence genome is shown below.
ATATAAACTCTAAATAAATCTAATGCAAATGTTTTTCTTGCCTTCTGAGTCTTTCAGgtagaacagcatttatttgaaatatcttTATCTCTTTACcgtcaatttaatgcatctctgctgaataaaagtatcaaaaaaatcttcctgatcccaaacttttgaacaatatggatattttcctttcactttaaaataagtttatttatctacatttttcttttctaatCCCTCAGcttgtatgtattttttaatgAGCTTGATGCTGTAAAATGCTGCCGCATGCAGACAGCTCATTAGGTTTAGGAACAGTGCAAACGTATTAATATGACATGAATGTACTATAcaatatattgcatgttttgttgtaattatttgtTTTGAGCAGCTTTGTAAACACCTGTCTATGCGCTCCTGGGCAGCCTCTGTGCTGAACTCTGCATTCTGCTCCGGTTTTTCCTCCCCCTTCCTTTCTCCTTCTCTCCCCCTCCTCTGTGCCGGTCTGCTTTCTTTCTGTCTTGTTTGTTATGCTTGTGATTCCCTGATTCCTTGTTGTTGTGACGTTGGCTGAGTTCTTTGCAGTGCCGCTCCAGTTTGCTGTGGTTGATCAGTGCCATCACATCCTGGTACCATGGCTGGGCGGTGCCGAGGAAGGGCTGCAGGGCGGGGCTCCACACAATTAAACGAATAGTAACGGCTGTCCAGCGGAATTGATGCTCTTCTAGCTGACAGTGATAAACACCGCCATGACTGAGCTCTGTCCGGGGAATGAGGATGCCCCTGTGGATGACAACCAGCTGCTCTCCAGATGTGACCTGAAATACAGAGGGTTCAAATTTAGTTCAAATAATCCCAATATTGATAAACGTGTGTATATTTTCAGGGTTTGTGTACCTTATGTCGCTCCAAGCTGTTCTCGCCTATGTCTTTATACCAGGTGACGGTGGCATGGTGAGATTTGGGTAGACACTCTAGGTAGGTGCTGTTACCCACGGCAACAACTAGTGTCTTCTCCTCTGCCTCCACCTGAAGACCAGCTAAATAACaatgaattaaataattcaaacaaaaggaaagaatattttaaatgaaacaaTAAGGGCTTTCAATtaaattgtaaataataataaaaatcgaattattatatgcaattaagtcaataaagaaaatgtaataataattatactttactatcattattattattgttttaaatatacacatacatgcatatatacaggtgctggtcatataattatataatcaaaaatttgatttatttcactaattccattcaaaaagtgaaacttgtacattgtattcagtcattacacacagacagatagatttcaaatgtttatttattttaatgttgatgattatAACGATGATTATGACACCTATTGtctccaactgaaaattttCACGGTGCAAGGAAAATTTCAAATTCTCACTGAAAttgattattacatttaatggcaaaataaatatttgaaaatgtaaattgaTATTACCTACTGCCACACTATTGcagaatatataaataacttgcttaaaaattttttaaaattaataattgcACAGGtgtatttgtggcaatagccaacagtagccaaaaaaacatttttccttAATGCCAAAAtgattaggatattaagtaaagattcCATAAATGTTCCATAAAGATTATCAGTAAATGGCATACCATTAATATATACAattttattagtagtagtagtactaTGCGTTGCtaaaggacttcatttggacaactttaaaggtgattttttttttcaatatttgttttatttttggcgATTTTTTTGCACCATCAGATTCCATATTTACAAACAGTCTcatcttggccaaatattgtcatatcctaacaaaccatatcAATAGAGCGcttttattcagctttcagatgatgtagTAATCccgataaataaataaaaagacccTTATGACTAGTTTTGTGGCCCAGGGTCACATATTACcttttattaattaatagttGGTCTATCTATGTGCACATGCATTTCATAACATGGTCACCAGATTTTTAAGACTCAATTACTTTATGTTAATTGTGTTTTTCTAAAGGTTAAATGATGAGAGTTAATTTAACCTTTTAGTTTTCACCAAgatttaaatgaatgaaatcaacaatgaaaaacacataaaaatgagcattaaaataaaattttgttcTAAGCAGGATGTTTAACAACAGTAAATGTCTGGTTGTCCGTGTCTCTTACCTCCCTGTCTGACACACTGGTTCAGCGGGTTGCCGTCATCATTAACCTGACGAATATTTCTTCTGCAGACAAGGAGGAATGTTTCAGATCAGATTCATTTCCGATATCCCAAATACCAAAGTGGTTTCAATGTAAGGGACACTGCTTATGTAACGGATTCTATCAAACAAGCTGCCCATACAAGATGctttttacaattttttatCAGTTGTAATCAAGGTAAAATATGCGTGTGGGATGTGCGTCACCTGTGTGCAGTTGGCATGTATGGGCTGCAAGAGTGTCCGTCCCAAGTGCAGTATGGGTCTCTAGCAAGACAGCATTCAGTGCAAGCCTGGCCATACAGATCACAGTGGAACAGACCCAACTGAACCACACCCTCTGCTGATCCAGCAAACAGCCACTGCTGgagacaaaacacacacaacacacacaatgaTATGGGCTGTGATCCTGTTTACTGCATTTTTCAGTAAGCAGGAATACTGTGCCAGAAACCCAAACATTTTAACCACATTACTGTATACAGCTCCAGAATTACAGCGCTCTTTCCATTCTAGCATGgaaaaaaatgtgtgaaaaCTCTCAGTTTCTTTTAAAGTGTCTTCCACCCTCTCAAGTTGCCGTGGTGACAGGATGGAAatgttatataaaaatgtgtatagTCATGTACATTTGCATGTGTGCGTCTATTGATAAacattgtaccttttttttggACATCGTCATGGCAGTGATTGGTGACTTGTTCTGTTGAATGACAGGAGATGAGCAGTTAATGTGTAAAGTCTAAAAAGTCCTCCTCATGAATCGGGAATGTTAAAGCTGCAGATTTTTACCTTAAAAACCTGCAGCTGTTCCAGAGTGACTTCCTGATTCTGTCCAGTAGCTTTGGGAAGGAGAATCGCTTTCAGAACCAGCCCAGAATCtgaatacacacatacacataaaacTCTCACTGATGTGTTATCTGGTGAAGTGTATCCAATTGAGTCTTTCATTAATTGTAAGTCTTCTTATGTAAATGATAGGTTGGAATGTGGACATTTCATATAGGTCAAACTAAATTTGAGATTGAGCGAACATAAATATGCTATTTGCAGTAGAAATTGGTGTCCTTTGGCAAGGCTTTATAATGAGGTGGGTCATGGTAGGCGATAGCTCCCTTAAATAGATAGGTATTGAAACTATTCCATGTACTACAAGAGGTAGAAATGCAATGTCGCTTCAAAGCCAGGAGGTCCCCGGTTTGAGTCCTGGCTTAGCCATGAGGGCTTTGTGATGTGGAGTTTGTGTGTTGTGAGGGCTTTGTGATGTGGAGTTTCCTGTGTCTGTGTGGGTTTTCCCCACAATACAAAAAACATGCAGTACAGGTGATTTGGAGACGATATATTGTCTGTAGGTGTGAACTGGAGGATAGGCAAAAGACTTGGCAacctaccaaaaaaaaaaaaaaaaaaatcactcccAAGAAAATTAATGGACAGACTCTCGTGTGTGACGAGAGATGACCCATAGAATCACCAAGTGTTGGTACGTATGAATCTGTATAGGAGTTGGTTGGTTTTAGTCAATCCCACTTGTTAACCAGCTGCTTTGATGTGAACGATGGATTTTTATCCTGAGGAAGGCTGTTTTATGTCAAAACATGTTgatcaataatttttttatgttttaatgacCCAACTTAATGAAGGCGTTTTATTTAGTGCCTTGgaattttttgttgttacatacaataatatttacaaACTATACAGACATATCACATAATAAAGATCCTAAATTCAGTAAACCTGCAGTTCATTTTAACAttgaccacaaacacacacctgtgccGATGAATAGCACGTCGTATTGTCCATCTACTGCCTCCACTCTGTCCACAAGGAGGCGGGTCAGCTTATAAGACACGCCCACTCTGATCAGCAAAGGACGGCCCCCAAGAGGATGCACCATCTCCTGCATTAAAGGATGTGTGCGGCTAAAGAAGATAACGTCATCCGGATATTCCCTCGTTGATTTAAAGCCTCCGTATGTGCTGCTGGGACACTGAATATTGACAGAAATTCAGTATTACTGTCTAAATTACAAGGACCAAAAAAAGAGACCGGATGAATGAATCATTCAAAGTAAGATTTATAAAAAAGCATTAAGAATTTTAATTTCATACAGACTTtaaagttaaaatattaataatttaatgaaaTCTTAAAATGAATCAccatttttatactgtacattacACTGCTGTGATGCCTAAATTAATTTCtagcatttaaaatgattgagtttatatttagtttatttagttTGAATATGGAccataacatgaaaataatgatcAGCTTATCATATGGGAAGACTCACTGTGCCAGGTCTGGGATAGGGAACTCGGCCTGTATACTCGGTCCACTTGTACTGTTGTCCCTCCCTGTGAAGGAAGTTTCCTTTAAAAGCTCTAATAATATCCTGCATGCGGTACACGCACACAGCGGATCCGTTCAAGACATTGCTGTAAGgagaggaaacaaacacaaacataaaAATAGATACATGAATTATTAATTGATTGAGAGTTCAGTAGACCGCATCAAATACAAACACATGAATCAATCACAATGTATCAAAGCAACAACATTCATCTTATTCAGTTGTCCTGCGTGTTTTGGACCCAGCTTAAATCCAATTAAAACTCAGCTCTGGTGGCATAAATGAAAGTGGCAGTGTCATCTGCTCTAAAGTGAATTGAATTTGGGTCTGCTTTGAAAGCTGGAGTGTTTAAGAGTCTCTGAGAGAGTTAACACACTCAGTGGAACAGCTCAACAGAGAGCAATAACACTGTCACTCTTTCCAAACAGCTTTTTCAGAATCCATACTTCATTGTGCACTCCACCCTAAGCAACCCTCTCCAAAACCTTgggcagacacacacacacattttcacaAAGAAAGATGAATGCATATGCAATTTGAGATGGCTGATGTAAAATTGGTTCAACTTCTAATGTGTTTTAAACATCATGGGAGCATCATTAATGTCATTATAGACCTGCAGGAAAGTATGACTCAGTAATGCTGCTATTTTATCCACACCCTtaaccacatacacacacagggtATTCATGACTTTAAAAGTCAGACTTTTACGCTACTCTTTTCCATACAATTAAAGTGAAGGGTGACTTGGGGCCATCAagctccaaaaaaaaaacaagaagacACCACCATAACAGTATCATTACAGTTGTGAACATGATTTCTAAAGCTATACAACAGCTCTGTGTGTAAAaaaggcaaaacatttattcactaatataatgtgaaatatcataACGAATTAaagtaactgttttctattcagtcttgtgtttgtgtgtgtgagagtgttttgGGGaaggtaagattttttaaatgttttcaaaagaagacccaccaaggctgcatttatgtgacCAAAATACAGTACTGGAAtattatcacaatttaaaataccaattttctattttaatatattttaaaatgtaaaatgtgtgtaatttgatcattactccagtcttcagtgtcacatgttcCTGCAGAAAGCAATTTAATATGCTTATTTGGAGCTCAAGAATAATTTCTtactatcaatgttgaaaagagtTGTGCTCAAAGTACAGTACAACATTTCTGGTAAACGCTGTTGATAGTGAaaccaccaaaacaaacacagtTGAAACATGGCTGAGACCGTTGAAACTCTTTGCTGCTATGGGATATCCACGGTAGTGTTACTAGTTTAATTTCACAGATACTTTTTTTCTGtcttgattctatataaaaatgttgatacaatgtaaagtatttgctctggctcttgtgttaaattattttgttcagttattATGCTTGTTGTTGTCATCTGTTGACGTTGTACATGCAAAATGTGGCAGTTGGtcggtgttgtatttgtcccggccctcctccactgtgattggtcgGCTGTGTAAAAAGTGACAGTGCATGAGCGCTGCATTTTACTCATGCATATTCTTCAACTCCTGGTGATTGGTAAAAAATGCAGAGCACCCTCATTATGCTCATGGTATTCTAAAAACGTGgcgctcccattgaaaacaattggcCACAACAGccacttgaaaaaaaaaaaaaacgctttggtggacacatggATTTACTGTAACTTCTATATTTGTGTGTAAACCATGATTTTTGTTTCAGGACCTTTTGatgaaaaagaacagcatttatttataacagaaATCTTTCGCAgctttataaatgtctttactgtgaatttttgtcacacaaatttgtaaaaaaaaatctttcaaatCAGTCATATGGACAAATTTGATGatcatttttgtcaatttttggAGCTTGAAAGCCCCCAGTCACCGGTTTTTTATGATGAACAGCAGATTCAACTTTCTAAAAAACATCTCTTCTTATGTtttatgtacactgtaaaaaatgatatgatcaataaaaaaattatgacatatatttttacatgtttGATTTCACCAAAATAAGTTAAGCCTATGAACTTTCATAAGTTATAAAGAActcaacaatatatttttaaaaaatcagtttaatgtactttaagttgaaatatccaagttaattgtacttaaaaatgtaaggcaGCAACTTTTGTTTTAcagtatataataaaaaaagtcaaGCAAGTTTGGTATGTTGTGGAAGGTGACTTAATGTTGACAGAAATGTCCTTTTTTAATGTCAGCTCTTGCGCTTAGATTAAAATCTAAAACCAGGTCAGTGTGTAAGACTCACCTGGTAGTGGTGAAGAGCCCATAGATGAGGGGGTTCGTTTTGTCCTTTCCACGTTGTATGAAAATATCCTCTACGGAAAAAACAGAAAACGGGATTAGAATATTAAGTGTGCTTTGTGTGCTCCCCAGTCTATGCTAATGAGAGAGAGCAAGTGTGTGGGGTCTCTGGTTTCATATCAAGGCTGTATAAACTCATGAAAAGAATATTTACCTGGTCACACTCTCTTTctcatacaaataaacttgcgtAACGTAGGATATTTGCGGTTTCacttttgttcaaaaacacacaaacacctaTATCTTCACAACAAATTTGTGCTGTTGAGGGTACGCTAGTTCATTTCTGCATTCTCACATTCCAGCCATGTCAGATATGATCATACGCCTTATCAAATCAAACACACACGTTAAGATAGTGGTTTTCAACTGGTTTTTCTCCAGGACCCAGATTTTTACAGTGGATGTCTAGTGCAGCCTAAAACAAAGCCACAATAGTGACCAACTATAGAAGTATACAAAAATGTATCATGTAAATGAACTCAACAGACTTAACCATGCAAAATGATTAACATGTGGGTCAGTACGCTTTTATTAAAACagtactgcaaaaaatgcttttcttacttagtgtttttgtctttcTAGTCCACTCCAAACatataaatattcttaaaacatgaagcatttactagacaactaataattattgtcttgttttggggtcggaataactcaaaattaagcaagtttgt
Proteins encoded:
- the sema3h gene encoding sema domain, immunoglobulin domain (Ig), short basic domain, secreted, (semaphorin) 3H isoform X2 yields the protein MRKMLALFCLISLATPLTDAWRPSQPRLHFQHSELVQSGRLMSLSVPYGDLNSLLPDEDGRRLYIGMKDHLLSASLDDITQNPRKIYWPANPDRIQDCIMAGKNLQMDCANFLRVLEQYNQTHLYACGTGAFNPRCAFIPTNLFLRAEEQTLEYEDTESGKGKCPYDPRQRTATSIIDGELYAGIASDFLNHDTAFIRSLGERHVIRTEQYHSSWLQGAEFVHVAAMSESDNEEDDKVYVFFTERAQEAEGAAGKVLYSRVARVCKNDIGGQRSLVHKWSTFQKARIVCSVPGPDGVHTHFDKLQDIFIQRGKDKTNPLIYGLFTTTSNVLNGSAVCVYRMQDIIRAFKGNFLHREGQQYKWTEYTGRVPYPRPGTCPSSTYGGFKSTREYPDDVIFFSRTHPLMQEMVHPLGGRPLLIRVGVSYKLTRLLVDRVEAVDGQYDVLFIGTDSGLVLKAILLPKATGQNQEVTLEQLQVFKNKSPITAMTMSKKKWLFAGSAEGVVQLGLFHCDLYGQACTECCLARDPYCTWDGHSCSPYMPTAHRRNIRQVNDDGNPLNQCVRQGAGLQVEAEEKTLVVAVGNSTYLECLPKSHHATVTWYKDIGENSLERHKVTSGEQLVVIHRGILIPRTELSHGGVYHCQLEEHQFRWTAVTIRLIVWSPALQPFLGTAQPWYQDVMALINHSKLERHCKELSQRHNNKESGNHKHNKQDRKKADRHRGGGEKEKGRGRKNRSRMQSSAQRLPRSA
- the sema3h gene encoding sema domain, immunoglobulin domain (Ig), short basic domain, secreted, (semaphorin) 3H isoform X1, which produces MRKMLALFCLISLATPLTDAWRPSQPRLHFQHSELVQSGRLMSLSVPYGDLNSLLPDEDGRRLYIGMKDHLLSASLDDITQNPRKIYWPANPDRIQDCIMAGKNLQMDCANFLRVLEQYNQTHLYACGTGAFNPRCAFIPTNLFLRAEEQTLEYEDTESGKGKCPYDPRQRTATSIIDGELYAGIASDFLNHDTAFIRSLGERHVIRTEQYHSSWLQGAEFVHVAAMSESDNEEDDKVYVFFTERAQEAEGAAGKVLYSRVARVCKNDIGGQRSLVHKWSTFQKARIVCSVPGPDGVHTHFDKLQDIFIQRGKDKTNPLIYGLFTTTSNVLNGSAVCVYRMQDIIRAFKGNFLHREGQQYKWTEYTGRVPYPRPGTCPSSTYGGFKSTREYPDDVIFFSRTHPLMQEMVHPLGGRPLLIRVGVSYKLTRLLVDRVEAVDGQYDVLFIGTDSGLVLKAILLPKATGQNQEVTLEQLQVFKNKSPITAMTMSKKKQWLFAGSAEGVVQLGLFHCDLYGQACTECCLARDPYCTWDGHSCSPYMPTAHRRNIRQVNDDGNPLNQCVRQGAGLQVEAEEKTLVVAVGNSTYLECLPKSHHATVTWYKDIGENSLERHKVTSGEQLVVIHRGILIPRTELSHGGVYHCQLEEHQFRWTAVTIRLIVWSPALQPFLGTAQPWYQDVMALINHSKLERHCKELSQRHNNKESGNHKHNKQDRKKADRHRGGGEKEKGRGRKNRSRMQSSAQRLPRSA